Proteins encoded within one genomic window of Sphingomonas sp. KRR8:
- a CDS encoding catalase family protein, with amino-acid sequence MKEILMLTTPATYSPSVEKAIEDEEQVHRDLTETMRSIEETTSKDYGHAVRAVHAKAHGVFQGELTIASNLPAELAQGLFASPGTYKAVMRLSTQPGDILDDAVSAARGMALKVLDVPGERLPESKGETSQNFVLASDPAFAAPDAKKFLGSLKQLAATTDKAEWAKKALSATFRGLEDLLEAVGGQSAMLKSMGGVPITHPLGGTYYSQTAFRFGDYIAKFALVPVSDHLTQLKGQRVDVTGRPDALREEVRNTIIEQGGEWELRVQLCTDLNKMPVEDASVVWDEKASPYQAVARIMVAPQISIGTEVQELTDEQVFFSPWHGLSAHQPLGSVNRARRHTYEMSAEFRSKFNGCPMHDARALEAVTS; translated from the coding sequence ATGAAGGAGATCCTCATGCTTACTACCCCCGCAACCTACAGCCCGTCCGTCGAGAAGGCGATCGAAGACGAGGAGCAGGTCCATCGGGACTTGACGGAAACGATGCGGTCGATCGAGGAGACCACATCGAAAGACTACGGGCATGCAGTGCGTGCCGTTCACGCCAAAGCGCACGGCGTCTTCCAAGGCGAGCTGACCATCGCGTCGAACCTGCCGGCGGAACTGGCGCAGGGGTTGTTCGCCTCCCCTGGCACCTACAAGGCCGTAATGCGGCTATCGACACAGCCAGGGGATATCCTCGACGATGCAGTATCGGCAGCACGCGGAATGGCTCTGAAAGTGCTGGACGTGCCTGGCGAGCGTCTACCAGAAAGCAAGGGTGAGACGAGCCAGAACTTTGTTTTGGCGAGCGATCCCGCTTTCGCCGCACCCGACGCCAAGAAGTTTCTGGGTTCGCTCAAGCAGCTCGCTGCCACGACCGACAAAGCGGAATGGGCGAAGAAGGCGCTCTCGGCCACATTCCGCGGGCTTGAAGACTTACTTGAGGCGGTGGGTGGCCAAAGCGCCATGCTCAAGTCGATGGGCGGCGTCCCGATCACGCACCCTCTGGGCGGCACCTATTACAGCCAGACCGCATTTCGCTTTGGCGACTACATTGCGAAATTCGCTCTGGTGCCGGTGTCCGACCACCTAACGCAGCTCAAGGGCCAACGAGTGGACGTAACGGGCCGCCCCGATGCGCTGCGCGAAGAGGTCCGTAACACGATAATAGAGCAGGGCGGTGAGTGGGAGCTCCGGGTGCAGCTCTGCACCGATCTCAACAAGATGCCGGTCGAGGACGCTTCAGTTGTTTGGGATGAAAAGGCGAGTCCGTATCAAGCCGTCGCGCGGATCATGGTTGCCCCACAGATCTCAATCGGGACTGAAGTCCAGGAGTTGACCGACGAGCAGGTCTTCTTCAGCCCCTGGCATGGGCTGTCGGCGCACCAGCCCCTTGGTTCGGTCAACCGCGCCCGACGGCACACATACGAGATGTCGGCCGAGTTCCGTTCGAAGTTCAACGGTTGTCCGATGCACGACGCGCGAGCGCTCGAGGCAGTGACTTCCTGA
- a CDS encoding PEPxxWA-CTERM sorting domain-containing protein: MMKAYLRTAAVMSALSFVAIPQAASAAIVYSGVFTPLNGSGVSGTTTLTLSDDMTSLNVMIHATGLEPGNAHVGHIHGLNSAPGVPADSTTPTLAQDTDRDGYVELAEGQTSYGPILIPFGNVDPNLDGVVDFNQTFNLLDPATYAAGFSINDLLGADRSGLTLREIVLHGMTVAPGVGAGTPGEVNGTGGYLAVLPVASAEIVRGGVSAVPEPATWALMLFGFGAVGFSMRRRGTGDLLLQAA, from the coding sequence ATGATGAAGGCCTATCTGCGTACTGCGGCCGTGATGTCCGCACTAAGTTTTGTCGCCATCCCACAGGCTGCTTCCGCTGCCATTGTTTATTCTGGCGTGTTCACACCGCTTAATGGGAGCGGTGTTTCTGGTACCACCACGCTCACGCTTTCAGATGACATGACCTCGCTTAACGTCATGATCCACGCAACTGGCCTTGAGCCCGGCAACGCGCATGTTGGGCATATTCATGGCCTTAATTCCGCACCGGGCGTACCGGCCGACTCGACAACTCCAACACTCGCGCAGGACACGGATCGCGATGGTTATGTTGAGTTGGCCGAGGGGCAGACGAGCTATGGGCCGATCCTCATCCCCTTTGGCAACGTTGACCCCAACCTGGATGGAGTGGTCGACTTCAATCAGACGTTCAACCTTCTCGACCCTGCTACCTACGCAGCCGGCTTCAGCATTAACGACTTGCTTGGAGCCGACCGCAGCGGCCTGACCTTGCGGGAGATTGTTCTGCACGGCATGACTGTCGCTCCGGGCGTAGGTGCTGGCACCCCCGGCGAAGTGAATGGAACCGGCGGATACCTCGCCGTGCTGCCGGTCGCCTCGGCTGAGATCGTGCGAGGTGGGGTCAGCGCCGTGCCTGAGCCCGCGACCTGGGCATTGATGCTGTTCGGTTTTGGCGCCGTCGGCTTCTCGATGCGCCGCCGTGGAACTGGCGACCTTTTGCTGCAAGCCGCCTAA
- a CDS encoding glycoside hydrolase family 43 protein, translating into MPVPNASKRSDAPKQLYLNPIIDCDFPDPAIVHAPDGYYYAYATQALREDGWVNVQVARSADLIEWQYLGDALPAKPRWASTTQDFWAPSVIFDGTTYFMYYSATPDVCEVHQRGHALAVATSNSPAGPFVDMGEPLLLGVGFEFIDPMAYDDPVTGKHLLYWGSGFQPIKVQELAADRRSFATGSAPIDLIWPNGEQGSFPRLVEASWVIRHEDFFYLFYSGDNCCGPHAEYGVMVARSKSATGPFETLEQAKGVPHSLMLSRSDRWLAPGHNCIIKDEAGQDWIVYHAIDIERPRQRQEDEINSRRVLLMDRIEWRDGWPHVGTPSVSLQPSPVV; encoded by the coding sequence ATGCCCGTGCCAAATGCCTCGAAGCGTTCCGATGCTCCCAAGCAGCTATACCTGAACCCCATCATCGACTGCGACTTCCCTGACCCGGCCATCGTCCACGCGCCGGATGGATATTATTACGCCTACGCAACGCAGGCACTGCGTGAGGACGGGTGGGTCAACGTCCAGGTCGCGCGATCAGCGGACCTCATTGAATGGCAATATCTTGGTGATGCGCTGCCCGCGAAGCCGCGCTGGGCGAGCACAACGCAAGACTTTTGGGCTCCAAGCGTCATCTTCGATGGCACGACCTATTTCATGTACTACTCGGCCACCCCCGACGTCTGCGAAGTGCACCAGCGGGGGCACGCGCTTGCCGTTGCGACTTCGAACTCACCTGCCGGCCCGTTTGTCGACATGGGAGAGCCCCTTTTGCTCGGTGTGGGATTCGAATTCATCGATCCTATGGCCTACGATGACCCGGTCACCGGCAAGCATCTGCTCTACTGGGGTTCCGGGTTCCAGCCCATCAAGGTTCAGGAACTCGCGGCCGATCGGAGGTCGTTTGCAACTGGCAGTGCGCCTATCGACCTGATCTGGCCAAATGGTGAGCAAGGCAGCTTTCCTCGGCTCGTTGAAGCATCATGGGTCATCCGGCACGAAGACTTCTTCTACCTGTTTTACTCGGGTGACAATTGCTGCGGCCCTCATGCGGAGTACGGGGTCATGGTCGCGCGCTCGAAGAGCGCGACAGGGCCGTTCGAGACTCTCGAGCAAGCCAAGGGTGTTCCTCACAGCCTGATGTTATCTAGGAGCGATCGCTGGCTCGCGCCTGGACACAACTGCATCATCAAGGATGAGGCGGGGCAAGACTGGATCGTTTATCATGCGATCGACATCGAGCGGCCCCGGCAGCGGCAAGAGGACGAGATCAACAGCCGCCGAGTGCTGCTGATGGATCGCATCGAATGGCGTGACGGGTGGCCGCATGTGGGAACCCCCTCAGTCAGCCTGCAACCTTCACCCGTCGTTTAG
- a CDS encoding putative quinol monooxygenase: MSELWASSIAAERAAVGLAGRHQGVHDVPQLEIIMSVKVVAFVTVKQGQEEAFVAAAQPCIAASRAETGVLRYDLWQEVDGDRRFVFDELYFDHGAVQAHMASDHFKAFGLAARDLAATRPSITVAEAIEVAS; this comes from the coding sequence ATGTCCGAACTGTGGGCCAGCTCAATCGCTGCGGAACGTGCGGCGGTGGGTCTTGCCGGTCGTCACCAGGGAGTCCACGATGTTCCACAGTTGGAGATCATCATGTCGGTCAAGGTCGTAGCATTTGTAACCGTCAAGCAGGGGCAGGAGGAGGCGTTCGTCGCTGCAGCCCAGCCCTGCATCGCGGCCTCTCGGGCTGAGACAGGCGTCCTCCGCTACGATCTTTGGCAGGAGGTCGACGGTGACCGGCGCTTCGTGTTCGACGAGCTGTACTTCGACCACGGTGCCGTTCAGGCGCACATGGCGTCCGACCATTTCAAAGCGTTCGGCTTGGCCGCACGCGACCTAGCTGCCACACGGCCAAGCATCACCGTCGCCGAAGCCATTGAGGTGGCCAGTTAG
- a CDS encoding DksA/TraR family C4-type zinc finger protein yields the protein MAGGWTRDGAVQEQIDDTVADAVLAARANMPSGASEPFCVICGDDIPEGRRHAVPGVRTCVKCQSARDRPLAAAFNRRGSKDSQLR from the coding sequence ATGGCCGGTGGTTGGACGCGCGACGGAGCGGTTCAGGAGCAGATCGACGATACAGTTGCGGACGCCGTGCTGGCTGCTCGGGCAAATATGCCGAGCGGAGCGAGTGAGCCGTTCTGTGTGATCTGTGGCGACGACATCCCCGAGGGTCGCCGCCACGCGGTGCCTGGTGTTCGTACCTGCGTGAAGTGCCAAAGCGCCCGCGACCGACCACTCGCCGCAGCGTTCAATCGTCGCGGCAGCAAAGACAGCCAGCTGAGGTAA
- a CDS encoding helix-turn-helix transcriptional regulator yields MNAHKLLLVEPAQGSLLLTPPRPAPTPDRWLTGATPSNPFACLSERERQIAALVAEGSSNKEIARLLDISPNTVSSHLRQIFAKLGLVRRAELCRLWFRAETVRTEA; encoded by the coding sequence ATGAACGCGCACAAGCTGCTGCTCGTCGAGCCCGCTCAGGGATCGCTGCTCTTGACCCCTCCCCGGCCGGCGCCGACGCCGGATCGCTGGCTGACCGGGGCGACACCAAGCAATCCGTTCGCGTGCCTGTCGGAGCGCGAGCGCCAGATTGCCGCCCTGGTCGCCGAGGGCTCGTCCAACAAGGAGATTGCTCGCTTGCTCGATATCTCGCCAAACACCGTGTCGAGCCATCTGCGGCAGATTTTCGCGAAGCTTGGCCTGGTCCGCCGCGCCGAGCTCTGCCGGCTCTGGTTCCGGGCCGAAACAGTGCGGACCGAAGCCTAG
- a CDS encoding YihY/virulence factor BrkB family protein, whose amino-acid sequence MPRPAWKQIVARTWQRSWVDNASLVAAGVAFYSFLALVPFLGMLVLIYAMVADPSTVVSNMQSLTGFLPPDVARFVGEQLMRAVTTTGATKGTGVILALAFALYGGANGAGSIMTALNIAYHEEEKRSLSRFYLTALVITFCALLMALTALIATAAIAYLGKFAPDASNLTLLLGRAAAYFGLLCGAASVAATLYRFGPAREKARWAWITPGSLFTAVTWLLLTLAFGFYLTSIANYEATYGSLGAMIALLTWIYLSAYVLIVGAELNSEVEHQTRIDTTTGAPEPLGSRGAWAADNVVESSDPDREVASTGSGPSLGDAGPPLPAQDTRASSEGDLAPPGAKA is encoded by the coding sequence ATGCCGCGACCTGCGTGGAAGCAGATCGTCGCGCGCACCTGGCAGAGAAGCTGGGTCGACAATGCCAGCCTCGTTGCCGCAGGCGTCGCCTTCTACAGCTTCCTGGCGCTGGTGCCGTTCCTTGGAATGCTCGTGCTGATCTACGCCATGGTTGCGGATCCCAGCACGGTGGTCAGCAACATGCAGTCACTGACTGGTTTCCTTCCGCCAGATGTCGCCCGGTTCGTTGGAGAGCAGCTCATGCGAGCTGTGACGACGACTGGAGCCACCAAGGGCACCGGTGTCATCCTGGCACTCGCGTTCGCTCTCTATGGCGGCGCCAATGGCGCTGGTTCAATCATGACAGCCTTGAACATCGCCTACCATGAAGAGGAGAAGCGAAGCCTGTCTCGCTTTTACCTCACCGCTCTCGTTATAACCTTTTGCGCGCTGCTCATGGCACTCACCGCCCTCATCGCGACTGCAGCGATCGCCTATCTCGGAAAGTTCGCGCCAGATGCGTCAAATCTGACGCTGTTGCTCGGACGGGCCGCCGCTTACTTCGGCCTGCTGTGTGGAGCGGCGAGTGTCGCTGCCACACTATACCGCTTCGGACCGGCACGTGAGAAGGCGCGCTGGGCGTGGATCACGCCGGGCTCCTTGTTCACCGCAGTGACGTGGCTTCTGCTGACTCTGGCCTTCGGCTTCTATCTGACAAGCATTGCCAACTACGAAGCGACCTACGGCTCGCTCGGTGCCATGATCGCGCTGCTAACGTGGATATACCTGTCGGCTTACGTCCTCATTGTAGGCGCTGAGCTTAATAGCGAGGTCGAGCATCAAACGCGCATTGATACGACCACGGGGGCGCCCGAGCCGCTTGGAAGTCGCGGAGCCTGGGCCGCCGACAATGTCGTTGAGAGCTCCGACCCAGACAGGGAAGTCGCAAGCACCGGATCCGGACCGAGCTTGGGCGATGCAGGACCGCCCCTCCCCGCCCAAGACACTCGCGCTAGCTCAGAGGGCGATCTGGCCCCACCCGGCGCCAAGGCCTGA
- a CDS encoding acyl-CoA dehydrogenase family protein, with amino-acid sequence MSLDPEVFEALLESVRRFVRERLRPLEADVEAADAVPESVVAEMRHMGLFGLSIGEEYGGLGLSMLEEARVAIEIGRTTPAFRSVFGTNVGIGSQGLVIAGTHEQKETWLPRIASGELVTSFALTEPDVGSDSGSVRTRAVRDGDVYRLTGTKRYITNADKAGLFTVMARTGSESGGRGVSAFLVPRDVPGVSIGEPDKKMGQKGAHVADVVFEDVAVPAANRLGAEGQGFKIAMQVLDRGRLHISAVCVGIAERLIADCVAYSLERRQFGKPIAEHQLIQGLIADSKTEALAARALVLETAEAKDRGEDVVLGAAAAKYFASEMVGRVADRAVQIFGGAGYIADYGIERLYRDVRLFRIYEGTSQIQQLIIARETLKRGG; translated from the coding sequence ATGTCGCTCGACCCTGAGGTGTTCGAGGCTTTGCTGGAGAGCGTGCGGCGCTTCGTGCGCGAACGGCTCCGCCCACTGGAGGCCGACGTCGAAGCGGCGGATGCCGTCCCCGAGTCCGTCGTCGCCGAAATGCGCCACATGGGGCTGTTCGGCCTTTCCATCGGTGAGGAATATGGCGGGCTGGGACTTTCGATGCTCGAAGAAGCGAGGGTCGCGATCGAGATCGGACGCACCACTCCTGCCTTCCGCTCAGTCTTCGGCACCAATGTGGGCATCGGATCCCAGGGGCTGGTGATCGCTGGTACCCACGAGCAGAAAGAGACTTGGCTGCCTCGCATTGCCTCCGGTGAGCTCGTCACCAGCTTCGCGTTAACGGAGCCCGACGTCGGCTCGGACTCGGGCTCAGTGAGGACTAGGGCCGTGCGTGACGGCGATGTTTACCGGCTGACCGGCACCAAGCGCTACATCACCAATGCGGACAAGGCGGGACTGTTCACGGTCATGGCCCGGACCGGGAGCGAGTCCGGTGGGCGCGGCGTATCCGCATTCCTCGTTCCCCGGGATGTGCCGGGTGTGTCCATTGGCGAACCCGACAAGAAGATGGGGCAAAAGGGCGCACACGTCGCCGACGTCGTGTTCGAAGACGTCGCAGTGCCGGCAGCCAACCGCCTTGGAGCGGAGGGACAGGGCTTCAAAATCGCCATGCAGGTGCTTGATCGTGGAAGACTGCACATCTCGGCCGTCTGCGTTGGAATCGCCGAGCGCCTGATCGCTGATTGCGTCGCCTACTCGCTCGAACGCAGGCAGTTCGGCAAACCGATCGCGGAGCACCAGCTCATCCAGGGCTTGATCGCCGATAGCAAGACAGAAGCCCTTGCTGCTCGGGCGCTGGTGCTGGAGACGGCCGAAGCGAAGGACCGCGGAGAGGACGTGGTTCTTGGGGCCGCTGCCGCGAAGTACTTCGCGTCCGAGATGGTCGGCCGGGTGGCTGACCGGGCAGTGCAGATCTTTGGCGGCGCGGGCTACATTGCGGATTATGGCATCGAGCGGCTCTACCGCGATGTCCGCCTCTTCCGCATCTACGAGGGCACAAGTCAGATTCAACAGCTGATCATCGCCCGCGAAACACTGAAGCGGGGCGGATAG
- a CDS encoding DEAD/DEAH box helicase family protein, with protein MSRRFSERQKRNLCARSAGKCQLCGEKIAADFHADHRLPVFLGGPTILKNGQATCSDCNLKKGKKMLNNLRKWQMTAVDQAIVYLTQKGGKHFVVNAAPGAGKTKLACVIAMILLTMKLITRVVVIAPRTTVVDQWAKEFSHVTGRRMEKITAADGRWIPNTDYCATWNAVKGLQDVFQSVCEGGRTLVICDEHHHAAIEAAWGASADSAFKNAAYCLVLTGTPVRSDGGQSVWLDLDKSGRIKHAKEGMVTLTYGEAVKLGYCRPVAFHRHRGQFTVELNKSQSVVVASDADPVLPPGLEVDRILKPLLEFDRLARTRSYEPDGVTPRVDSYQATMVAQASEKLNQVQIDMPEAGGLVIAPSIDMANYFADLIERIDGEKPLVVHSDTRNADRRIETFRHKEDIRWLVSVGMVAEGVDIPRLRVLIYLPKAMTELAFRQAVGRVVRNYGHNDQSCAYVIMPGTERFDSYARRIEDDMPAITAPSESEQREKVCRHCHCRNDLGAATCHDCGTDFPSREVAFAPCDCGFLNKVGAAYCLDCGKDLLQAYDITLDEAARDGIISRGVKLPEEDVREAEALSEATRELIRRAETHDKVLAATLSSFPLELVSLIARSIKDTGFGEPATE; from the coding sequence GTGAGCCGCCGATTCAGTGAACGGCAGAAGCGCAACCTGTGCGCACGTTCTGCAGGCAAGTGCCAGCTGTGTGGTGAGAAGATCGCCGCCGACTTCCACGCCGACCACCGCCTCCCAGTCTTCCTGGGCGGACCTACCATTCTCAAAAACGGGCAGGCGACCTGCTCCGATTGCAATCTCAAAAAAGGCAAGAAGATGCTCAACAACCTTCGCAAGTGGCAGATGACTGCTGTCGACCAGGCCATCGTCTACTTGACGCAAAAGGGGGGCAAGCACTTCGTGGTCAATGCCGCTCCGGGTGCCGGCAAGACCAAGCTCGCCTGCGTAATTGCGATGATTCTGCTCACGATGAAGTTGATCACGCGCGTTGTGGTGATCGCTCCGCGTACCACTGTTGTTGACCAGTGGGCGAAGGAGTTCAGCCACGTTACCGGGCGGCGGATGGAGAAGATCACCGCAGCAGACGGGCGGTGGATTCCGAACACGGATTATTGCGCCACTTGGAACGCAGTGAAGGGACTCCAGGATGTCTTCCAGAGCGTGTGCGAGGGCGGTCGCACCCTCGTGATCTGCGATGAGCATCATCACGCTGCGATCGAAGCGGCGTGGGGTGCTTCAGCTGACAGCGCGTTCAAGAATGCAGCTTACTGCCTTGTTCTGACGGGTACGCCAGTTCGGTCTGATGGAGGCCAGTCCGTATGGTTGGACCTCGATAAGAGTGGTCGCATCAAGCACGCGAAAGAGGGCATGGTGACGCTGACCTACGGCGAGGCCGTCAAACTCGGCTATTGCCGGCCTGTGGCTTTCCACCGTCATCGTGGTCAGTTCACAGTGGAGCTCAACAAGAGCCAATCGGTCGTCGTCGCGAGTGACGCCGATCCCGTCCTGCCTCCTGGCCTGGAGGTCGACCGCATTCTCAAGCCTTTGCTCGAGTTCGATCGGCTGGCCCGCACCCGTTCCTACGAGCCGGATGGGGTTACGCCCCGTGTGGATAGCTACCAAGCCACCATGGTTGCTCAGGCCAGTGAAAAGCTGAACCAGGTTCAGATTGATATGCCCGAAGCGGGTGGCCTCGTCATTGCGCCCAGCATCGATATGGCGAATTACTTCGCCGATCTTATCGAGCGCATCGACGGCGAGAAGCCGCTTGTGGTTCATTCGGACACGCGGAATGCCGACAGACGGATCGAAACCTTCAGGCACAAGGAGGACATTCGTTGGCTCGTGAGCGTCGGCATGGTCGCTGAAGGCGTCGATATCCCCCGGCTGCGCGTGCTCATCTATCTTCCGAAGGCGATGACCGAGTTAGCTTTTCGGCAGGCCGTCGGCCGAGTGGTCCGCAACTATGGTCACAATGATCAAAGCTGCGCTTACGTGATCATGCCCGGTACCGAACGCTTCGATAGCTATGCTCGCCGGATCGAGGACGACATGCCTGCAATCACTGCGCCGAGTGAAAGTGAGCAGAGGGAGAAAGTCTGCCGGCATTGCCACTGCAGGAACGACCTTGGAGCCGCAACTTGCCACGATTGCGGAACGGACTTTCCTTCGCGTGAGGTGGCCTTCGCGCCATGTGACTGTGGTTTCCTCAACAAGGTCGGAGCGGCTTACTGCTTGGATTGTGGCAAGGATCTCCTGCAAGCCTACGACATCACCCTTGATGAGGCGGCGCGGGACGGCATCATCTCTCGAGGTGTCAAACTACCGGAGGAGGACGTCCGGGAAGCGGAGGCACTCAGCGAAGCTACTCGAGAGCTCATCCGCCGCGCCGAAACCCATGATAAGGTCCTTGCGGCAACGTTAAGTAGCTTTCCGCTGGAGCTCGTTTCGTTGATTGCGCGCTCGATCAAAGACACAGGCTTCGGCGAGCCCGCAACCGAGTAA
- a CDS encoding prolyl oligopeptidase family serine peptidase, producing the protein MRVAACLIALLLASSAAAQTPPNTYHRAPDAIAKALETPPTPGASISPDHRTLAITGRENLPSIANMSKPILRLGGYRIDPATNGQAEVRVQWLNSLDFKDVASGRTVTVKLPAGLRFASPDWSPDGSRLAFYAQEPDGLSLWIAELDGSARVVAKHLNGTFGTPFAWTPDSKALIIYSVPAGRGPRLTESTTPTGPIVQESAGRTSAARTYEDLLGDAHDEALFDYYFTGQLMRVDLSGAVRPIGSPGLITDFSVSPDGKYLLTERLKRPYSYLLPARFFPTQIAVSTIEGAPVKMLADRPLADDLPVDFDATVKGPREAEWRSDAPATLVWAEALDGGNPRVKVPFHDKVMMQAAPFSAAPVELAKTPARYSRVLWGDDGFALVIDREWKSRTEHRTRVEPSRPGQAQVILTRNYQDQYGDPGLPLLEQNAAGKPVMRFTPDHGGVYVTGEGATKAGAFPFLAAMPLRGGEQKQLWHAAAPYYETVVALLDDKAQRVLTRRESAKLAPNYMIRSVKDGRVTPITAFRDPAPVFAGVTQRTITYNRADGVPLSGSLYLPAGYNAKRDGPLPTLLWAYPAEFTDAKIAGQTVDQGNRFVRPRGISHLFLLTQGYAVLDNPAMPIIGEGNAEANDTYVKQLQEDARAAVDAVVKLGVGDRARMAVGGHSYGAFMTANLLAHTDLFRAGIARSGAYNRTLTPFGFQAEQRTYWEATPTYTEMSPFTYANRIKAPILLIHGGADDNSGTFPIQSERMYAALKGNGATVRYVVLPNEPHGYRALESTEETLWQMTDWLDRYVKPKQPAQELGR; encoded by the coding sequence ATGCGCGTTGCTGCCTGTTTGATTGCTCTCCTGCTAGCCAGCAGCGCCGCTGCGCAGACGCCCCCCAACACTTACCATCGCGCACCCGACGCGATCGCGAAGGCGCTTGAGACGCCGCCCACCCCGGGTGCTTCGATCAGTCCCGATCACCGGACCCTCGCGATTACCGGTCGCGAGAACCTGCCATCGATCGCGAATATGTCGAAGCCCATTCTCCGACTTGGCGGCTACCGGATCGACCCGGCGACAAACGGGCAGGCCGAGGTCCGCGTCCAGTGGCTCAATTCCCTTGACTTCAAGGACGTCGCCAGCGGCAGGACCGTAACGGTGAAGCTCCCCGCTGGCCTTCGCTTCGCCTCGCCCGACTGGTCGCCCGACGGAAGCCGGCTCGCCTTCTACGCGCAGGAGCCTGATGGCTTGTCCTTGTGGATCGCAGAGCTCGACGGCAGCGCGCGGGTGGTCGCGAAGCATCTGAACGGTACGTTCGGTACTCCCTTCGCCTGGACCCCCGACAGCAAGGCTTTGATCATTTACTCGGTGCCCGCCGGTCGAGGCCCCAGGCTCACCGAAAGCACTACGCCGACCGGCCCGATCGTCCAGGAGAGCGCTGGTCGGACCTCCGCGGCGCGGACTTATGAGGACCTGCTCGGGGATGCGCACGACGAGGCCTTGTTCGACTACTACTTCACGGGCCAGCTCATGCGGGTCGATCTCAGTGGTGCCGTCCGCCCGATCGGCTCACCCGGGCTGATTACTGACTTCAGCGTTTCACCGGACGGGAAATACCTGCTTACTGAGAGACTTAAGCGGCCATATTCATATCTCCTGCCAGCCAGGTTCTTTCCGACCCAGATCGCGGTGTCCACGATCGAGGGCGCTCCGGTGAAGATGCTGGCCGATCGGCCGCTCGCCGACGACCTTCCGGTGGATTTCGACGCAACGGTGAAGGGACCTCGAGAAGCAGAATGGCGGTCTGACGCACCCGCGACGCTCGTCTGGGCCGAGGCGCTCGACGGCGGAAACCCGCGCGTGAAGGTGCCCTTTCACGACAAGGTGATGATGCAAGCCGCCCCGTTCAGTGCGGCGCCGGTCGAGTTGGCGAAAACGCCGGCCCGCTACTCGAGGGTGCTGTGGGGTGACGATGGCTTTGCCCTCGTGATCGACCGCGAATGGAAATCGCGCACCGAGCATCGTACTCGCGTCGAGCCTTCGCGGCCCGGCCAGGCACAGGTGATCCTCACCCGTAACTACCAGGATCAATATGGAGACCCGGGACTGCCGCTGCTCGAGCAGAATGCCGCCGGCAAGCCGGTGATGCGCTTCACGCCAGACCATGGCGGCGTTTACGTGACTGGCGAGGGAGCGACAAAGGCTGGTGCGTTCCCCTTCCTCGCCGCCATGCCTCTGCGGGGCGGTGAGCAGAAGCAACTCTGGCATGCCGCCGCGCCCTATTACGAAACGGTTGTAGCCCTGCTGGACGATAAGGCTCAGCGGGTGCTGACGCGTCGCGAAAGCGCGAAGCTGGCCCCCAATTACATGATCCGCAGCGTGAAGGATGGCCGCGTCACGCCGATCACCGCCTTCCGGGATCCAGCGCCGGTCTTTGCTGGCGTGACCCAGCGCACCATCACCTACAATCGCGCTGATGGCGTGCCGCTGTCGGGCTCGCTCTACCTGCCGGCAGGGTACAACGCCAAGCGCGATGGGCCGCTTCCTACCTTGCTCTGGGCCTATCCGGCGGAGTTTACCGATGCCAAGATCGCGGGTCAGACCGTTGATCAGGGCAATCGCTTTGTCCGCCCGCGCGGCATCAGTCATCTGTTCTTGCTGACACAGGGATATGCCGTTCTCGACAACCCGGCCATGCCAATCATCGGCGAAGGGAATGCGGAAGCGAACGACACCTACGTCAAGCAACTGCAGGAAGACGCCCGGGCAGCGGTCGATGCCGTCGTCAAACTCGGCGTTGGCGACCGGGCCCGCATGGCAGTCGGAGGCCACAGCTATGGCGCCTTCATGACCGCCAATCTTCTCGCCCACACGGACTTGTTCCGCGCGGGCATCGCGAGGTCTGGTGCCTACAATCGAACGCTGACGCCCTTTGGGTTCCAGGCGGAACAGCGGACCTATTGGGAGGCTACCCCGACCTATACTGAAATGAGCCCGTTCACTTATGCCAACCGGATCAAGGCTCCGATTTTGCTGATCCACGGCGGCGCAGACGATAATAGCGGAACCTTCCCCATCCAGTCAGAGCGCATGTACGCGGCGCTCAAGGGCAATGGCGCGACCGTTCGCTACGTCGTTCTTCCCAACGAGCCGCACGGCTACCGTGCGCTCGAGTCAACGGAAGAAACGCTGTGGCAGATGACCGACTGGCTCGACCGCTACGTCAAGCCGAAACAGCCCGCTCAAGAGCTCGGGCGCTAG